One Aneurinibacillus migulanus genomic region harbors:
- a CDS encoding phosphatidylglycerophosphatase A family protein: MSNMNYAVRDEKVRETAYRLLKERGVTMDHLVELVMYLQKPYFSDLATETCMHNIKKVLEKREIQNAIITGIQLDILAEKGMLIEPLQEMMVQDEGLYGIDEVLALSIVNVYGSIGFTNYGYVDKVKPGILKVLNQKEGNEGAVHTFLDDIVGAIAAAASSRLAHSHFGTK; this comes from the coding sequence ATGAGCAATATGAATTATGCTGTTCGAGACGAGAAGGTTCGAGAAACCGCCTACCGTTTATTGAAAGAGCGCGGCGTCACTATGGATCACCTTGTGGAGCTTGTCATGTACTTGCAAAAGCCATACTTTTCCGATCTGGCTACAGAAACTTGCATGCATAACATCAAAAAAGTATTGGAAAAGCGTGAAATTCAAAATGCAATTATCACCGGCATCCAGCTCGATATCCTGGCCGAGAAAGGCATGCTAATCGAGCCTTTGCAGGAGATGATGGTACAGGATGAAGGGCTTTACGGCATCGATGAAGTTCTGGCTCTATCCATTGTCAATGTATATGGAAGTATCGGATTTACGAATTATGGCTATGTAGATAAGGTCAAACCTGGTATTTTAAAGGTTCTGAATCAAAAGGAAGGAAACGAGGGTGCTGTACACACCTTTCTCGACGATATCGTAGGCGCCATTGCGGCGGCAGCCTCCAGCCGTCTGGCACATAGCCATTTCGGCACGAAATAA
- a CDS encoding SDR family oxidoreductase, protein MKRNRTALITGSAKGLGVRIAHELAAQGIDIALNYRTSKSDADKLQQELVRQYGVNVLPLQGDVSRPMDAEAIIETVASSWGRLDILILNAGPYIKERKKLADYTFEEWDRMIGGNLSSAFYLCKAAIPHMRKQRQGRIVTVGFEKAQTAPGWMYRSAFAAAKTGLVSLTRTIALEEAEHGITANMVCPGDIVGEDKEKHIADVHSLYDPDTPVGRPGTGEDIARAINFFCSEASDFITGTVLEVTGGKDVLNKYKLEREQ, encoded by the coding sequence TTGAAACGCAATCGTACGGCTCTGATTACAGGAAGTGCAAAAGGACTTGGCGTCCGTATCGCCCATGAACTCGCTGCCCAAGGCATCGATATTGCGCTCAATTACCGAACAAGCAAAAGCGATGCAGACAAGTTGCAGCAAGAACTTGTCCGACAATACGGAGTGAATGTACTGCCGTTGCAAGGAGATGTCAGTCGTCCCATGGATGCGGAAGCGATTATCGAGACAGTCGCCTCCTCCTGGGGACGACTTGATATTCTGATTTTGAACGCCGGCCCTTACATAAAAGAGCGAAAAAAACTGGCAGACTATACGTTCGAAGAATGGGACCGCATGATCGGAGGCAATCTTTCCAGTGCTTTCTACTTGTGTAAAGCCGCCATTCCGCATATGCGCAAACAAAGACAGGGACGTATTGTCACAGTTGGTTTCGAAAAGGCGCAAACAGCCCCTGGCTGGATGTACCGCTCGGCGTTTGCCGCCGCTAAAACCGGACTCGTCTCATTGACTCGCACCATTGCCCTTGAAGAAGCCGAACATGGCATTACCGCTAACATGGTTTGTCCCGGAGACATTGTGGGAGAAGATAAAGAAAAGCATATTGCCGATGTCCATTCCTTATACGATCCAGATACGCCTGTAGGACGTCCCGGCACTGGAGAAGATATTGCAAGAGCCATCAATTTTTTCTGTAGTGAAGCTTCTGATTTCATTACCGGAACGGTCCTGGAAGTCACCGGCGGCAAAGACGTACTTAATAAATACAAACTAGAGCGGGAACAGTAA
- a CDS encoding NUDIX domain-containing protein, which translates to MIYYFYDPQGQFISLTFERSRFLPNAKHVLVWAFADEEEQEIVLTCHRKRGWEVPGGKVEPGEKPEEAAHRELFEETGVKAGKLEWIGQYVIDSGSGEEQAVKNIYVGKVVKWEQIPTGFETLERGVFPVSLSRFAPGMSPFIQDNIFPLCQAYLAERRG; encoded by the coding sequence ATGATATATTATTTTTATGACCCGCAAGGACAATTTATTTCTCTAACATTTGAGCGTAGCCGATTTCTACCAAATGCAAAACATGTGCTTGTGTGGGCATTTGCAGATGAAGAAGAACAAGAGATTGTACTGACGTGTCACAGAAAAAGAGGGTGGGAAGTGCCGGGTGGCAAAGTGGAACCGGGAGAGAAGCCGGAAGAAGCAGCGCACCGGGAGTTGTTTGAAGAAACGGGTGTGAAAGCAGGGAAGTTAGAGTGGATAGGGCAGTATGTAATTGATAGCGGATCGGGCGAAGAACAGGCGGTGAAAAATATTTATGTTGGAAAAGTAGTGAAGTGGGAACAAATTCCCACCGGTTTTGAAACACTGGAGCGTGGAGTGTTTCCCGTGTCACTTTCGCGCTTTGCCCCCGGAATGAGTCCCTTTATCCAGGACAATATTTTTCCGCTTTGCCAGGCTTACTTAGCGGAGCGGAGAGGGTAA